From a single Osmerus mordax isolate fOsmMor3 chromosome 6, fOsmMor3.pri, whole genome shotgun sequence genomic region:
- the si:dkey-30e9.6 gene encoding putative uncharacterized protein C7orf78, translated as MNPHSNLAPQEFVYFDRKTFFSASQDLATTRSKDFSLPESANQVDLWNLKPPNFTPKLYRSLKIPRSKGRNISLTCSRELVVRPVRVSTGVLPEIDQKKALQQFKTSYRPADSFKSKLMFVKTGKYPTGPYNSPKPHDFRPLDEDLPHIVTTSKRDPIGLNFKSQHLDMIYGSRHEPELHTRSTFSQINTYKQAEPRWEANLILPKLSWPPKSASYTRHRRRRGIYSAFMDRVEEKISSSWKNG; from the exons ATGAATCCTCATAGTAATTTGGCTCCACAAGAATTTGTGTATTTTGACAGAAAAACCTTCTTCTCTGCCAGTCAAGACTTAGCTACCACAAGAAGCAAGGACTTTTCACTCCCTGAATCTGCAAATCAGGTTGATTTATGGAACCTGAAGCCACCTAATTTCACTCCTAAACTGTACAGATCCCTGAAAATCCCCCGAAGTAAAGGCAGAAACATAAGTCTGACTTGTTCCAGAGAGTTAGTTGTCAGACCTGTTAGAGTTTCCACAGGGGTTCTACCTGAGATTGACCAGAAGAAAGCACTACAACAGTTCAAAACTTCTTACAGACCCGCTGATTCATTCAAATCCAAGCTGATGTTTGTTAAAACAGGAAAGTATCCAACTGGACCCTACAACAGCCCGAAGCCACATGACTTTAGACCG CTTGATGAAGACCTGCCACACATAGTGACTACATCTAAAAGGGATCCCATTGGCTTAAACTTCAAATCTCAGCACCTGGACATGA TTTATGGTTCCAGACATGAGCCAGAATTACATACGAGGAGCACATTTAGTCAGATAAACACCTACAAGCAAGCAGAACCAAGATGGGAGGCCAACCTTATTCTACCTAAGCTTTCGTGGCCTCCAAAATCAGCCTCTTATACA AGACACAGGCGTAGAAGAGGAATCTATAGTGCATTCATGGACAGAGTGGAAGAAAAGATATCCAGTTCCTGGAAGAATGGATGA
- the arl4aa gene encoding ADP-ribosylation factor-like 4aa encodes MGNGLSEQHNFFSSIPFFQSFHIAILGLDSAGKTTVLYRLQFNEFVNTVPTKGFNAEKVRVSLGGHGTVTFHFWDVGGQEKLRPLWKSYTRCTDGIIFVVDSVDTERMEEAKTELHKIAKSSENQGVPLLVVANKQDLRNSMGLAEIEKALALKELGPANPWHLQPTCAIIGDGLKEGLERLHDMIVKRRKMLRQQMKR; translated from the coding sequence ATGGGGAATGGATTATCAGAACAGCACAATTTCTTTTCAAGCATCCCATTCTTTCAGTCTTTCCACATTGCCATCCTGGGCCTGGACTCTGCAGGGAAGACGACTGTTCTTTACAGACTGCAGTTCAATGAGTTTGTTAACACTGTGCCCACCAAGGGCTTCAATGCTGAGAAGGTGAGGGTGTCCCTCGGAGGTCACGGGACTGTAACCTTCCATTTCTGGGATGTAGGTGGGCAGGAGAAGTTACGTCCACTCTGGAAGTCATACACTCGCTGCACTGATGGTATTATATTTGTGGTGGACTCTGTGGACACAGAACGTATGGAGGAGGCCAAGACTGAGCTGCATAAGATTGCTAAGTCGTCAGAGAACCAGGGAGTGCCACTACTGGTGGTTGCGAACAAGCAGGACCTGAGAAATTCCATGGGGCTGGCTGAGATTGAGAAGGCTCTTGCGCTGAAGGAACTGGGTCCAGCAAACCCGTGGCATCTCCAGCCCACCTGTGCCATTATAGGAGATGGGCTCAAGGAAGGCCTAGAGAGACTCCATGATATGATTGTCAAAAGGAGAAAGATGCTCAGACAACAAATGAAGAGATga